One genomic region from Fibrobacter sp. encodes:
- a CDS encoding acyl-CoA thioesterase produces the protein MAIAFEENPKAMKFTKSFKVTPEMIDDNKHFNNVWSVQWIQDIAIAHSEEKGGMALMRQLGAGWMIRTQHIEYKNQAFLDDEIIGTTWVDGMSKLASLRKSQFVRASDGKVIFESETTWVFMDMTRGRPMAIPAEMWAVYQENP, from the coding sequence ATGGCAATTGCTTTCGAAGAAAATCCCAAGGCCATGAAGTTTACGAAGAGCTTCAAGGTTACTCCCGAGATGATCGATGATAACAAGCATTTCAACAACGTATGGTCTGTACAGTGGATCCAGGACATTGCCATAGCCCATTCCGAGGAAAAGGGTGGCATGGCCCTGATGCGTCAGCTTGGCGCAGGCTGGATGATCCGTACCCAGCACATTGAATACAAGAATCAGGCGTTCCTTGATGATGAAATTATCGGGACTACCTGGGTGGATGGCATGAGCAAGTTGGCCAGTCTTCGTAAAAGCCAGTTTGTTCGAGCATCCGATGGCAAGGTCATCTTCGAATCTGAGACAACCTGGGTCTTTATGGACATGACCAGGGGCCGTCCCATGGCCATTCCCGCAGAAATGTGGGCTGTTTACCAGGAAAACCCCTGA
- a CDS encoding pyridoxamine kinase: MYKRVLTIQDISCFGQCSSTVALPVISACGIETAVMPSAVLSTHTGRFRGYTFRDLTDDMLPIRDHWVREGIKFDAFYTGYLGSVRQVDIVREIMATTGNPGSLRIVDPVLADAGKLYAGFDMKFVEAMKRLCAEADVLLPNISEACFLTGMEYTEVYDRTLITELCKRLCDLGAKCIVMTGIGFRDGYTGVAVFENGVLEHYEHKKVSMWCHGTGDLYASAFTGCIMRGKSKMEAVKIAADFTLKSIENTYGDEESHWYGVKFETALPTLIDSLR; this comes from the coding sequence ATGTATAAGCGTGTTCTAACCATTCAGGATATATCCTGCTTCGGGCAATGTTCTTCTACCGTAGCTTTGCCGGTGATATCCGCCTGCGGTATTGAGACCGCGGTGATGCCGTCCGCTGTTCTTAGCACTCATACGGGCCGTTTCCGCGGCTACACCTTCCGCGACTTGACCGACGACATGCTGCCGATCAGGGACCACTGGGTTCGGGAGGGAATCAAGTTCGACGCTTTCTATACAGGCTATCTTGGAAGCGTTCGCCAGGTGGACATTGTCCGTGAAATCATGGCCACGACAGGTAACCCGGGCTCCTTACGCATCGTGGATCCGGTTTTGGCCGATGCGGGCAAGCTTTACGCCGGTTTTGACATGAAGTTCGTTGAAGCCATGAAGCGCCTCTGCGCCGAAGCCGATGTGCTTCTGCCCAATATCTCCGAGGCCTGCTTCCTGACTGGCATGGAATATACGGAAGTCTACGACAGAACCTTGATTACCGAACTTTGCAAGCGTCTTTGTGATTTGGGTGCCAAGTGCATTGTCATGACCGGCATTGGCTTCAGAGATGGCTATACCGGTGTTGCAGTGTTTGAAAACGGGGTGCTTGAACATTATGAGCACAAGAAGGTGTCCATGTGGTGCCATGGTACCGGAGACCTTTACGCCTCTGCTTTTACAGGCTGTATTATGCGAGGCAAGTCCAAGATGGAAGCTGTCAAGATTGCTGCAGACTTTACGTTGAAGAGTATCGAGAATACCTATGGAGACGAAGAATCCCACTGGTATGGTGTCAAGTTTGAAACCGCACTTCCCACGTTGATTGATTCCCTGAGGTAG
- the glgB gene encoding 1,4-alpha-glucan branching protein GlgB encodes MEWNDFTSLTSDDMQAIWNFTTKDPFSILGIHPLNTDKGVKTVIRTYQPQASFIRGESCDGEFEFDFMKIGDTGFFEAILDKEYEPFFYNLIIRQNDGNEYTLTDPYAFLPVLSDFDRHLISAGTHYELYRKLGANLVEHQGFKGIHFAVWAPNAQAVSVIGNFNSWDGRRHQMRMLGSSGIWEIFIPNLGEGELYRFEIHGADGHLHVKVDPLAKLSEVRPATASITTHLDGYEWGDDLYMWTHTATKVFGSPMNIYEVHAGSWRRDPADPDRFLNWEELAETLIPYLKEMGYTHVEFLPLAEHPLDESWGYQVTGYYSPTSRYGTPDQFRKFVDLCHQNEIGVIIDWVPAHFPKDAHALGRFDGTACYEHADPRQGEHPHWGTYIFNLGRNEVKNFLIANAMYWLKEFHCDGLRVDAVASMLYLDYGKGPGEWVPNKDGGNINYDTLEFLKHLNSVMGRLAPHAILIAEESTSFPSITRPPEQGGLGFHYKWNMGWMNDFLSYIQHEPIHRKYHHNSLTFSMVYAYSENFIQVFSHDEVVHGKGSMLGKMPGDNWQKFANLRLTYAFQYAHPGKKLNFMGNEFGQFREWCEKRSLDWHLVSWDSHGKILAMMKDLNHIYKDNAPFWEIDHYHTGFEWIWCDDADNSIVSFVRKDDHGNEILCVFNFTPVVRNDYRLGAPTKGKWKEIFNTDASAYGGSNVGNFGEVWTQDIPWQNRAQSLNVQVPPLGAVFFKLER; translated from the coding sequence ATGGAATGGAATGATTTTACCAGTTTGACGTCTGACGATATGCAGGCTATCTGGAACTTCACGACCAAGGACCCGTTCTCGATCCTCGGCATTCACCCCCTGAATACCGACAAGGGCGTAAAGACCGTTATCCGCACCTATCAGCCCCAGGCAAGCTTTATCCGTGGCGAATCCTGCGACGGCGAATTCGAATTTGACTTTATGAAGATTGGCGATACAGGCTTCTTTGAAGCAATCCTTGACAAGGAATACGAGCCCTTCTTCTACAATCTGATTATCCGTCAGAACGACGGTAACGAATATACGCTTACCGACCCATACGCATTCCTTCCGGTGCTGTCCGACTTTGACCGTCACTTGATCAGCGCAGGAACTCACTACGAACTTTACCGCAAGCTGGGCGCCAACCTGGTTGAACACCAGGGCTTCAAGGGCATCCACTTCGCCGTATGGGCTCCCAACGCACAGGCCGTATCCGTCATCGGTAACTTCAACAGCTGGGACGGCCGCCGCCACCAGATGCGCATGCTTGGCTCCAGCGGCATTTGGGAAATCTTCATCCCGAACCTGGGCGAAGGCGAACTTTACCGTTTCGAAATCCACGGCGCCGACGGCCACCTCCACGTGAAGGTGGACCCGCTGGCAAAGCTTTCCGAAGTGCGCCCGGCAACCGCCTCCATCACCACCCACCTGGATGGTTACGAATGGGGCGACGACCTGTACATGTGGACCCATACCGCTACCAAGGTCTTTGGCAGCCCCATGAACATCTACGAAGTCCACGCCGGCTCCTGGCGTCGCGACCCCGCAGATCCGGATCGTTTCTTGAACTGGGAAGAACTGGCAGAAACCCTCATTCCTTACCTGAAGGAAATGGGCTACACCCATGTGGAATTCCTGCCTCTGGCAGAACACCCGCTGGATGAATCCTGGGGTTACCAGGTTACCGGTTACTACTCCCCCACCAGCCGCTACGGCACTCCCGACCAGTTCCGTAAGTTCGTGGACCTTTGCCACCAGAACGAAATCGGCGTGATCATCGACTGGGTTCCCGCACACTTCCCCAAGGACGCCCACGCCCTTGGCCGCTTCGACGGCACCGCCTGCTATGAACACGCAGACCCCCGCCAGGGCGAACACCCCCACTGGGGCACCTACATCTTTAACCTGGGCCGCAACGAAGTCAAGAACTTCCTTATTGCAAACGCAATGTACTGGCTCAAGGAATTCCACTGCGACGGCCTCCGCGTAGACGCCGTTGCAAGTATGCTGTACCTTGACTACGGTAAGGGCCCCGGCGAATGGGTACCCAACAAGGATGGCGGCAACATCAACTACGACACTCTTGAATTCCTGAAGCACTTGAATTCTGTGATGGGCCGCCTGGCTCCCCACGCAATCCTCATTGCCGAGGAATCCACCAGCTTCCCCAGCATCACCCGTCCTCCTGAACAAGGCGGCCTGGGCTTCCACTACAAGTGGAACATGGGTTGGATGAACGACTTCCTCAGCTACATCCAGCACGAGCCCATCCATCGTAAGTATCACCACAACAGCCTCACCTTCAGCATGGTGTACGCCTACTCCGAAAACTTCATCCAGGTGTTCAGCCACGACGAAGTTGTTCACGGCAAGGGTTCCATGCTGGGCAAGATGCCTGGCGACAACTGGCAGAAGTTTGCAAACCTCCGTTTGACCTACGCCTTCCAGTACGCACATCCGGGCAAGAAGCTGAACTTCATGGGCAACGAATTCGGTCAGTTCCGTGAATGGTGCGAAAAGCGCTCCCTGGACTGGCACCTGGTCAGCTGGGATAGCCACGGCAAGATCCTCGCCATGATGAAGGACTTGAACCACATCTACAAGGACAACGCCCCCTTCTGGGAAATTGACCATTACCATACCGGTTTCGAATGGATCTGGTGCGATGACGCCGACAACTCCATCGTAAGCTTTGTCCGTAAGGATGACCACGGCAACGAAATCCTCTGCGTCTTCAACTTCACTCCGGTGGTCCGCAACGACTATCGTTTGGGCGCCCCCACCAAGGGCAAGTGGAAGGAAATCTTCAATACCGACGCAAGCGCTTACGGTGGCTCCAACGTTGGAAACTTCGGCGAAGTCTGGACACAGGACATTCCCTGGCAGAACCGCGCTCAGAGTCTGAACGTACAGGTCCCGCCCCTGGGAGCCGTATTCTTCAAGCTGGAACGATAA